A stretch of the Comamonas testosteroni TK102 genome encodes the following:
- a CDS encoding SAM-dependent methyltransferase — protein MLDRLTEKLLQQAFAPLVTTGRLEVITPSGKALIFGDGGQPQARLRFADRRAVLALLRDPDLNFGELFMQQRLLVEQGTVYDVLELVLRGARHVPVSATVRMLDAWRMKLRPLLQNNLRGKSRANVAHHYDLDDRLYQLFLDSERQYSCAYFEQGNEDLETAQLAKKRHIAAKLLIEPGQRVLDIGCGWGGLSRYLAEVAGADHVTGITLSTEQLAGAQSRASQSIHGERLEYRLQDYRDTQGPFERIVSVGMFEHVGTKFHDAFFRKCHELLSEDGVMLLHFIGNSDVPDFNNPWIERYIFPGGHIPSMSEFTPAIERAGLVICDIEVLRLHYAQTLRLWRERFMARRAEAAALYDERFCRMWEFYLSMSETAFRYQDIAIFQVQLARRQDAVPLTRDYVHQREGALKSREAALGLTAPAMAGAAKIKASTA, from the coding sequence ATGCTGGATCGGTTGACCGAAAAATTGCTGCAACAGGCATTTGCACCTCTGGTCACCACGGGACGGCTCGAAGTCATCACTCCTTCAGGAAAGGCGCTGATCTTCGGCGACGGCGGCCAGCCCCAGGCGCGCCTGCGCTTTGCCGACAGACGCGCCGTCCTTGCGCTGCTGCGCGACCCCGACCTCAACTTTGGCGAGCTGTTCATGCAGCAGCGCCTGCTGGTCGAGCAAGGCACGGTCTACGACGTGCTGGAGCTGGTGCTGCGCGGCGCCAGGCATGTGCCTGTCAGCGCCACGGTGCGCATGCTCGATGCCTGGCGCATGAAGCTGCGGCCCTTGCTGCAGAACAATCTGCGCGGCAAATCGCGTGCCAACGTGGCGCATCACTACGATCTGGACGACCGGCTCTATCAGCTGTTTCTCGACAGCGAGCGCCAATACTCCTGCGCCTATTTCGAGCAGGGCAATGAAGACCTGGAAACGGCACAGCTGGCCAAGAAGCGCCATATCGCCGCCAAGCTGCTGATCGAGCCGGGCCAGCGCGTGCTAGACATCGGCTGCGGCTGGGGCGGTCTCTCGCGCTATCTGGCCGAGGTGGCCGGCGCCGACCATGTCACCGGCATCACGCTGTCCACGGAGCAACTGGCCGGCGCGCAGTCCAGGGCCTCGCAGTCCATCCATGGTGAACGGCTGGAGTACCGGCTGCAAGACTACCGCGATACACAGGGGCCGTTCGAGCGCATCGTCTCTGTCGGCATGTTCGAGCATGTGGGCACGAAATTCCACGACGCCTTCTTCCGCAAATGCCATGAGCTGCTCAGCGAGGATGGCGTGATGCTGCTGCACTTCATAGGCAACAGCGATGTACCCGACTTCAACAATCCCTGGATAGAGCGCTACATCTTTCCTGGCGGCCATATTCCGTCGATGTCGGAGTTCACGCCGGCCATAGAGCGCGCGGGGCTGGTGATCTGCGATATCGAGGTGCTGCGCCTGCACTATGCCCAGACCCTGCGCCTGTGGCGCGAGCGCTTCATGGCCCGCCGCGCCGAAGCCGCAGCGCTGTATGACGAGCGCTTCTGCCGCATGTGGGAGTTCTATCTGTCGATGTCGGAAACCGCGTTCCGCTACCAGGACATCGCCATCTTCCAGGTTCAGCTGGCGCGCAGGCAGGATGCCGTGCCGCTGACGCGCGACTATGTGCACCAGCGCGAAGGGGCACTCAAAAGCCGGGAGGCGGCCCTGGGCCTGACCGCGCCCGCCATGGCGGGCGCCGCAAAAATCAAAGCATCTACCGCTTGA
- a CDS encoding peptidogalycan biosysnthesis protein, with product MATENFRNQLEPRGLLQQFTNHPPEGFALLKEWPVPAFTAPFDLLTTADDALKARLLSWPGGRWLSTRLRLKTDFIGSTVSEYAPLPQGVEAATLARQLRAVAGRTMLTIVKDLPQASPLLSAWDNDFARALSQALAEQGFVALEGQALAYVPIGFASTDEYLAGLSKNRRSSLRRKLKSRAGLDIRRLPTGAAFADDALVDACYALFEAVYAQSEIHFDKLSRAFLAGLLRDADNGGMVFEYRDRQSDALLGWNLCFEHDGRLIDKYIGLSYPAAREANLYFVSWMVNLEYALERGLSHYVAGWTDPEVKAQLGASFTMTQHLVFIRNPVLRALGRRFSGLFESDSQWGDKP from the coding sequence ATGGCGACGGAAAATTTCCGCAACCAGCTCGAACCCCGTGGCTTGCTGCAGCAGTTCACCAACCATCCTCCAGAAGGCTTTGCCTTGCTGAAGGAATGGCCGGTGCCAGCATTCACCGCCCCCTTCGATTTGCTGACCACCGCAGATGACGCGCTCAAGGCGCGTCTTTTGTCGTGGCCGGGCGGGCGCTGGCTGAGCACCAGGCTCAGGCTGAAGACGGACTTCATCGGCAGCACGGTCAGCGAGTATGCGCCCCTGCCCCAGGGCGTGGAGGCCGCCACGCTGGCGCGGCAACTGCGCGCCGTTGCAGGCCGGACCATGCTCACCATCGTCAAGGATCTGCCGCAGGCATCGCCCCTGCTAAGCGCCTGGGACAATGACTTTGCCAGGGCCTTGTCGCAGGCGCTGGCGGAGCAGGGCTTTGTGGCGCTGGAAGGCCAGGCGCTGGCCTATGTACCTATTGGCTTTGCCAGCACCGATGAGTATCTGGCCGGCCTGTCCAAGAACCGCCGCAGCAGCCTCAGGCGCAAGCTCAAGAGCCGCGCCGGGCTGGACATTCGTCGCCTGCCGACGGGTGCGGCCTTTGCCGACGATGCCCTGGTCGACGCCTGCTACGCCTTGTTCGAGGCGGTGTATGCGCAAAGCGAGATCCATTTCGACAAGCTCTCGCGCGCCTTCCTGGCCGGCTTGCTGCGCGATGCGGACAACGGCGGCATGGTGTTCGAGTATCGGGATCGGCAAAGCGATGCTCTGCTGGGCTGGAACCTGTGCTTCGAGCATGACGGCAGGCTGATCGACAAATACATAGGCCTGTCCTACCCGGCAGCGCGTGAGGCGAATCTCTATTTCGTGAGCTGGATGGTCAATCTCGAGTACGCACTCGAACGGGGTCTTTCCCACTATGTGGCAGGCTGGACCGATCCGGAAGTCAAGGCCCAGCTGGGTGCCAGCTTCACCATGACGCAGCATCTGGTCTTCATCCGCAACCCCGTGCTGCGCGCGTTGGGGCGACGTTTCTCCGGCCTGTTTGAAAGTGATAGCCAGTGGGGCGACAAGCCATGA